The sequence atgATAAGATTTCAATTTAATGTGAAATATATTGCGGTAGCTCTTGAATTCTTGAACttcctaaattttataaaaagctgATAATAGTTAACTTAAGAAGGAAAATCCCAGATAAGTTAACTTtaccaaataataataataataaactgtATAGATCTaatcataaaaattataaaaaatacaccgTTTTATTGGAAACATTTGGACCCTTACATTTCTGCTTCATTTTGTAGCCACtaccaaattatatatattatggtTCCTTCTTTAAATTTGTGTTGGTCTGTCAATATCAAACAAATTGTGTCAATTGTATCAAATAAACAGTTATCAACTGATGTTTAATTAACAAAAGTTATTTGTTCCCCAAGGAACAAAGGAAAATACGAGGTGAAAAAAGTTTTGGTGGCTtctgaaagttgatttcaacagatccagaatatatatacattatggGATTATAGACAATATCATGAAATTCCATTTAGTAATGCAATACCAGGAAGTTCTCCAAAAGCATGATTAGCTAGTTTAGTCTAAGGCTCATTCAACTGCCTGGTCATGATATTATTCTTCTTGCACAGTATAGAGATTCCACCTGCAGTCGTTTTACAATCTAATGATTCAGAAAGTATTTAATAGAACTGCCTAAATCAGATAAGCATACTAAATCACTATGAAACAAGCTTCAACATATAAATCTGAGGTTCTATACTTGTTTCTTAGAAATGGTGTAAATTTAAAACGTTTATGATTATGATCTttacattttagtaaaattaactGCTAACGTAGGTTTAACTTCGATTTACgcacttatttttaaaatatattatctGAATGTTATAAAATATAGGAAGCTAATTACTACAAGAATCAAAACTAGACACAATCAACAACTACATAAGAAAATAATTGAGTGATATCTCACTACAAATGTTATACAAATCAAAACcttatcatttacaaaatttaaaattagtctCGTATCAATTTACGAAATTATGAATTTGCTATATAAAGCTGTTAGAGCAGGGTTAAAAGTATTAGTTGTTGAAATCAGTAACAAGAGCAGCATGAAATTCCTAATTGTTTTCGCTTTGGCTTTGGCCACAGCTTCAGCCTTCGATTTACGTGGCGCTGACATCGCATCACGCAGTCTTGTTGTGGAGCCAGAGGGTCGCATTACCAATGGTGAAGATGCTGCTGTGGGTCAATTCCCCTACCAAGTTGGTCTATCCTTGAAACTTAGTGCCACCTCCTCTGCCTGGTGTGGTGGTTCTTTGATCGGCAACCAATGGGTATTGACTGCTGCTCATTGTACTGATGGTGTTCAATCTGTTACTGTCTTCTTGGGTGCTACCGTACGTACCAAGGCTGAAGTTAAATACACCGTTAGCACCAGCGATATCATCATTCATGCCGGCTGGAACAGCAAGACCGTGAAGAACGATATTTCCTTGATCAGAATCCCTGCCACCGATTACACCGCAAAGATCCAACCCGTTGAATTGCCCGCTATTGCCAGTTCTTACTCCACCTATACCGGTGATAAGGTTGTTGCCTCCGGTTGGGGTCGTATTTCTGACTCTGCTACCGGTGTTACCACTGATTTGCAATGGGCCCGCATGGAAGTTATCTCCAATTCTGCCTGTGCCAGAACTTATGGTTCTACCATTACCTCCTCCAACTTGTGCGTCTCAACTCCCGGTGGTGTTTCTACCTGCAAAGGTGATTCCGGTGGCCCATTGGTTTTGGAATCTAGCAAGGTTCAAGTTGGTTTGACTTCTTTCGGTTCTATTGCTGGCTGTGCCAAGGGTTATCCTGCTGCCTTTACTCGTGTCACCAGCTACTTGGAATGGATCGAGGCCAACACTGGCATTTCCTACTAAATAAACTACCTGAaatttgatatataatatttatgtacTTAAAGTTAATAAAATGTTGCAACGTATTCGTGaaacttaatttattgtttatttataaattgttgAGGGAAAAATCTGTTAGCGATCCAAAAAGGATTCATGATATATGTATAACTAATAGGCCGAAAAATTAGTAGAGTAAAAATTGCTTCAGCATACTatacatttattaagaattttccttaaagtataatttaatgGAGGTTACATTGGAATTTACCTCTCAAAAGGGTGCCATCTCGTATAGTCAAGTTCTAAACCTTACCCTATTCAAAAACGATTGTGGTTTATTTAGCACTTCATACAATATTGGCAGCtataataatattgttttagTAGGGGGATAATtgcttaattttcattatatttgtttaaattatttcgcTTTTGTTTAAGAATAAATTAGTGTAATTTGTATTCGTCATCTAACAATACATTatgcattatatttttttattctaattatTTTGGTGTTTCTTCTGTAAGAACACATTATGATCAATCAATTGAAAATATCATTAGGATAagttgttgtttatattttgatgTTATCCGATGgctaacgaaaaatttaaatgaagaaacaatttaaattgtccAAAGACGTCCAGCTTAATTAATGATTGTTgaagttatatttaaataagaattaaaattctgaaatataaactACTCTTGAGTTCTCTAAACTGCTTAGTTTTTGTAAGTAACAATCAACTATCTTTATATTCTTTTCATAGGGTCCTATGTCTTTGTGTCCATGATTGACAcgcaaaaaatttacataatgtGCACGAGCTCAGAGCAACGTCCTCAGCCACTTGGTAATTTTTGTCTAAGTAGTACATTttcttaaaagtaaaaaaaaataaaattacatgaaCTTTTTAATCAACTTGAATTTCTAAAACCAATGGAACGAAGGAATCATCTTATCAGCTTGAATTACCAGCGAGAGTGAACATTCAAGCGTAAGCGAATATAATGGTATAAATATAATTCTTAACACGAAGAATTGATGACGAATTCCTCGCTAACCAATTAATAATTAGTGGCAACACTTGTAGCAAAGTCAACCAACCCAAGACAACAACCTTATCACCAGTATATGTAGAGCTGGCAAGGCGGGCAATTGAACGCTCTTAATCTTGTAATGAGAAGTGGTAGCGGGGATCTTgatttatgaaatatatttctACAAAGTTTTGCTGTTAATGCTTAGCAGTTAATACCCATTGATGTCCATTAAAATAACCACCAAACCAAGAAGATATTTCAATTGGTTGCAAATTGATGCAGATATTGATCATTGGTAATGCGAACATTAGGCTTTAAAACAGCATATAATGATTAGTGTTCATTGCTATCTACATTAAATGTCAATGGCAAAATCAAAGCGAAAACAATCTAGAATTTCATGTTAGTCCAGAAAATTATAGCTTtatataaatcatttaaaatttattaattatgtatgcaaaaaactatagatatttatatgattgtaaatctaaataattgataagggttccattttaataatatttatatgcaCTAAGATATTTGGGACACTTATAGTTAAGAATTGTTTGTTTGTAGACAAAATAAAGATATTGAGGTAGCTCTTGAAAGAGTAAACTTATCAAAGTCTAAAGAAAGCAGATAATAATAGTTAGCCAAAGCAAGGAAAATCCCAGATAACTTTAGtgaataacaataataatagaaGCTATAGATCTAATCATATCAATCAACATACATACACCGTTTCTAAAGAAGTAAGTTAACTAATGAAGCAATACAATTAACCATGCAAAAACTATGACTAGAATTATCAAACCTTAATAGCTGACAATATCCATTATTTGGTAATGTGTCATAGTCGCTTACTGCTTTACCTTACATCGCTTTAATAAGTATTTTCTCTTAATTCGTTCAAATAGCGAATAGAAATGGAATattacagaaattaaaaaatttacaataattaaaataatgatttgGTTATAACACTGATGTcatctaaaaataaaagcaatCTTATATTTCGGTTCTTTCTTTCCACTATTGTGAATTCCAGAATCGGGAAATATATAGGCAAAATTGTCTACAGCTATTATAGATTAGAGTGttaatatataagaaaatatctGAAAGATCTGCCAAGCCACCTACTGAACGGATACCATCAGAGAACAAAGCCGAAAGAGAATTATCATCGGCGGCGTTTAGAATTTGAATAAagccaaacaaattatttagtgGCAAAGCCTGAGCAAAGAATAATGGCCTTTGCTTAAAATCGACTAAATCAGGAAGCTACTGAATTTCAGCGATCAACTGAATTTTAGCGAACAGAATAactagaaaattttaaagaaaattctgtCTAGCCGGTAATTTTAGGAGATATTATCGTCTACTTTGATGGCGGATtatacattttgaaataaaacaaatcgatCAACGAAATCCATCACCAGATTCCCCAGTTTTATATATCTTTTTCAAAATTACTAAATTATAATCTACTCTAAATTATAACCTTCTTTGTAAATggtgtatattttaaatttgtcatgaTTCAATCTGTAGATATTCTAAATGTTCACTGATTACTTATTATTAATTGGGATTTTTACACTCTTGTTTATCAATTATTATCAGCTTGCTGCAGAATATAGGAAATCAACTATTTCAAGAGCCACCCATTCTTTAACAATAATTacttaagtttaagtttaaatttgcgtaataaacaaattaatagaattattattagaaacaaaatcttatcatttacattattttaaattaatctcTTAGCAATATCAATAGTAGTTTGCATACGTAATTAGGTTATTTTAAATTAGCTATATAAAGTAGTTAGAAAATGGTGAAGAAATATCAGTTGTTAAGAACACTTGGCAGAGCAACATGAAATTCTTAATTGTATTCGCTTTGGCTTTGGCCACAGCTTCAGCCTTCGATTTACGCAGCAATGACATCGTATCACGCAGTCTTGTTGTAGAGCCTGAGGGTCGCATTACCAACGGTCAAGATGCTTCCTTGGGTCAATTCCCCTACCAAGTGGGACTATCCTTGAAACTTAGTGCCACCAAGTCCTCCTGGTGTGGTGGTTCTGTGATCGGCAACGAATGGATATTGACTGCTGCTCATTGTACTGATGGTGTTAAATCTGTTACTGTGTATTTGGGTGCCACCGTTCGCACAAATGCTGAAGTTAAATACACCGTTAGCCCCAGCGATATCATCATTCATGCCGGCTGGAATAGCGATACTTTAAAGAACGACATTTCCTTGATCAAGATTCCCGCCACCGCTTACACCACCAAGATTCAACCCATTGAATTGCCCTCCATTGCCAGCTCTTACTCCACCTATGCTGGTGAAAAGGTTGTTGCTTCTGGCTGGGGTCTTATTTCCGACTCAGCTACCAGTGTTACCAACGATTTGCAATGGGCTCGCATGCAAGTCATCACCAACTCCGTTTGTGCCAGAACTTACGGTTCTACCATTACCTCCTCCAATTTGTGCGTCTCCACTCCCGGTGGTGTTTCCACCTGTAGAGGTGATTCCGGTGGCCCATTGGTTTTGGAATCCAGCAAGGTCCAAGTTGGTTTGACTTCTTTCGGTTCTATTGCTGGCTGTGCCAAGGGTTATCCAGCTGCCTTTACTCGTGTCACCAGCTACTTGGAATGGATCGAAGCCAACACTGGCATTTCCTACTAAATAAACTGcctgaaattttgttattatattaatgtacttaaagaaaataaaatgttacaaTCTATTCGTGAAACTTAATTTATTGTGTATTTATAAAGTTTTGAGGAACAAATTTGTTACCGATCTTAAGGATATTGTATAACCAGGGTGATAATTCAATAGTGTGAAAATTGCATACAGCAAGTTAACAATTTATTATGTATCTTTCTAAAAGATAATGCGTTTTAActgtatttaatatatttaaaggcTAATATTCATAATCAactattaaatttgtaaaataaaatatacataaaagtaTTTGGGCGAAAAATTtgttaacccaaattttttggCTATTGGTGGGccaattttctctattttaaatagcaatctaagTTGGACTATTACGGATacattgatgtatcaatcaggtatttaagttatttggtggcttcggaaatttgatttcaacatacagacgtacAGACGACCATGGCTGTAGCGATCCATAATACAAACTATAACGATCCATAATACAAATACTTTATGGGGACTCAAATGAGAAATGTGGTaaatacaaacgaaatgacaatcttatggcgttttcttttctgacacaacaTGCTGCCAACATAtgttgtaccatttattaaaggggttacatttttaacgatttatgtagcttctaaatattCTTTAACTATACTTGTTGCTTCCATTTTATcacgtttaatcaaaaaatacagaatctatttcattaacacaaacgaacttcaaaaacaatattaaaaaactgtttaaaaattgaggttaaaaaatgtagcatattttcggggttttagggcaacattattagaaaataacacATTTGA comes from Calliphora vicina chromosome 2, idCalVici1.1, whole genome shotgun sequence and encodes:
- the LOC135951318 gene encoding serine protease 1-like encodes the protein MKFLIVFALALATASAFDLRGADIASRSLVVEPEGRITNGEDAAVGQFPYQVGLSLKLSATSSAWCGGSLIGNQWVLTAAHCTDGVQSVTVFLGATVRTKAEVKYTVSTSDIIIHAGWNSKTVKNDISLIRIPATDYTAKIQPVELPAIASSYSTYTGDKVVASGWGRISDSATGVTTDLQWARMEVISNSACARTYGSTITSSNLCVSTPGGVSTCKGDSGGPLVLESSKVQVGLTSFGSIAGCAKGYPAAFTRVTSYLEWIEANTGISY
- the LOC135951283 gene encoding serine protease 1-like; amino-acid sequence: MKFLIVFALALATASAFDLRSNDIVSRSLVVEPEGRITNGQDASLGQFPYQVGLSLKLSATKSSWCGGSVIGNEWILTAAHCTDGVKSVTVYLGATVRTNAEVKYTVSPSDIIIHAGWNSDTLKNDISLIKIPATAYTTKIQPIELPSIASSYSTYAGEKVVASGWGLISDSATSVTNDLQWARMQVITNSVCARTYGSTITSSNLCVSTPGGVSTCRGDSGGPLVLESSKVQVGLTSFGSIAGCAKGYPAAFTRVTSYLEWIEANTGISY